One stretch of Juglans microcarpa x Juglans regia isolate MS1-56 chromosome 3D, Jm3101_v1.0, whole genome shotgun sequence DNA includes these proteins:
- the LOC121255314 gene encoding cyclic nucleotide-gated ion channel 1-like, producing the protein MKDKKGKILEWIGRNPRLKEIGKQIISQVDRMFAENKDIDAENPLPCLPIFTRREILRRLCLPLLQKVPLLQNESEDVLELISRNFLKQVYYNENSYIAWEGEPLDALLFITQGIVWTYTTSPDNRQTGFITTNDFYGVELLEWMFNSPSLRDPSNHPFSTRTLRCHTKVEGFALTAGNMQHMLYKYWWKLSMFKESTNSNLKKLQSTLAASNVQAAFRRWHYACQTKLDDQSDQKKAKKAVGALVRTVLCIDTT; encoded by the exons ATGAAAgacaaaaaagggaaaatactTGAGTGGATAGGCAGAAACCCACGGCTTAAAGAAATAGGAAAGCAGATCATATCCCAGGTAGACCGAATGTTTgcagaaaataaagatattgaTGCAGAGAATCCGTTGCCTTGTCTTCCCATTTTCACTAGAAGAGAGATTCTGCGCCGTCTCTGCTTACCCCTACTACAGAAA GTGCCACTTCTTCAAAATGAGAGTGAAGATGTGTTGGAATTGATTAGCAGAAACTTTCTCAAGCAAGTGTACTACAATGAGAACAGTtacattgcttgggagggagaaCCACTTGATGCTTTGCTCTTCATCACGCAAGGCATCGTATGGACCTATACAACTAGCCCTGATAATCGTCAAACTgggtttattacaaccaatgaCTTCTATGGAGTTGAACTGCTAGAATGGATGTTCAACTCCCCCTCTTTGCGGGACCCATCCAACCATCCCTTCTCGACCAGGACTCTGAGATGCCATACAAAAGTCGAAGGTTTCGCTCTTACTGCCGGCAACATGCAGCATATGCTTTATAAATACTGGTGGAAGTTGAGCATGTTCAAAGAGAGCACCAACTCCAATTTGAAGAAGCTGCAAAGTACTCTCGCCGCTTCAAACGTTCAGGCAGCGTTTCGCCGCTGGCACTACGCTTGTCAAACGAAACTTGATGATCAGTCTGACCAGAAGAAGGCTAAGAAGGCCGTTGGTGCTTTAGTACGTACGGTGTTATGCATCGACACTACTTAA
- the LOC121254175 gene encoding cyclic nucleotide-gated ion channel 1-like, with protein sequence MINIYSKDKETKGDSGVWLRIKRYLEVANGTVAILPIPQVLFLIIIFSKMRGPKSLNTRKVLSAVVLVQYLPRALRVYLSWTEVIIHRNIMIKPSKSIIAVKAGFNLFLFIIASHFFRFKPSNKSAFLGERLRSFNFHLWLGSVYVLPWTFADVYAVGGI encoded by the exons ATGATCAATATATACAGT AAGGACAAAGAAACGAAGGGAGATTCTGGTGTTTGGCTCAGAATAAAGAGGTACTTAGAAGTCGCAAATGGTACCGTCGCTATTCTTCCAATCCCGCAG GTGCTATTTCTAATTATCATCTTTTCAAAAATGAGAGGTCCCAAATCTTTGAACACGAGGAAAGTCTTGAGCGCTGTTGTTTTAGTCCAATATCTGCCAAGAGCTCTTCGTGTCTACCTGTCATGGACAGAAGTAATCATCCACAGGAATATTATGATTAAGCCATCTAAAAGCATCATAGCAGTGAAAGCTGGATTCAACTTGTTTCTATTCATTATTGCCAGTCAT TTCTTTCGGTTCAAACCTTCAAACAAGTCCGCATTTCTGGGAGAACGTCTTCGCAGTTTCAACTTCCATCTCTGGCTTGGTTCTGTTTATGTGCTTCCTTGGACATTTGCAG ATGTATATGCAGTGGGAGGCATCTAG